Proteins encoded in a region of the Halanaerobiaceae bacterium ANBcell28 genome:
- the hemA gene encoding glutamyl-tRNA reductase: MHPGLITFNYENTPLEFRERIKFNSKDYIKGYQLLKDNPLIQGSLMLSTCNRTEIYFTVNNLMDYRQVREDIFEIMKKLFSVSYQELEDYAVYKKRDKFFEHLFYLTAGLLSQVIGEQQILGQVKYALQLARDNEASDRYINKLFQKAIASAKEIRHITGLSEKNLSLSSVCVKYIENSFANLNNKKILVIGVGKMSRIVLELLQERGVSKIYATNRTHGKLVKVSDYFDDLNIVSYDRIHELAAKVDIIISSTSSPHYILKEDEFAKYYKEKKLSIFDLGVPRDIDPALAKYNQIDLYNIDMLVEKVKENKQFRQQEAEKAKELLEKEIAKIEEWYSWQEVVPLIKKIKETNLDIIKKENQILFEKLDLDQDEKEEIDKYSKRLEKELFNKIILNLKEVAKENKCEEFIDTFSTLLD, translated from the coding sequence TTAATTCAAGGTTCTCTTATGCTTTCGACCTGTAATAGAACTGAGATATATTTTACTGTAAATAATCTAATGGATTATAGACAGGTACGTGAAGACATATTTGAAATAATGAAAAAACTTTTTTCTGTAAGTTATCAGGAATTAGAGGATTATGCTGTTTATAAGAAAAGAGATAAATTTTTTGAACATCTTTTTTATTTGACAGCTGGTTTGTTGTCACAGGTAATTGGAGAACAACAGATCCTGGGGCAGGTTAAGTACGCATTGCAACTTGCACGTGACAATGAGGCAAGTGATAGATATATTAATAAATTATTTCAAAAGGCTATAGCATCTGCTAAAGAAATCAGGCATATAACTGGTCTTTCTGAAAAAAATCTTTCTCTAAGCTCAGTTTGTGTAAAATATATTGAGAATTCTTTTGCAAATCTCAACAACAAAAAGATATTGGTTATTGGAGTCGGCAAGATGAGTAGAATAGTACTGGAACTTCTACAGGAAAGAGGAGTATCTAAAATATATGCTACCAACAGGACTCACGGTAAACTTGTTAAGGTTTCTGATTACTTTGATGATTTGAATATCGTTTCTTATGATAGGATACATGAACTTGCAGCAAAAGTTGATATTATTATTAGTTCAACTAGTTCACCTCATTATATTTTAAAAGAAGATGAATTTGCAAAATATTATAAAGAGAAAAAGCTATCTATCTTCGATTTAGGGGTCCCTCGTGATATAGATCCAGCACTGGCAAAATATAATCAAATTGACTTATATAATATAGATATGCTGGTGGAGAAAGTCAAGGAAAATAAGCAATTTCGCCAACAGGAAGCAGAAAAAGCAAAAGAATTGCTTGAAAAGGAGATTGCTAAAATCGAAGAATGGTATAGCTGGCAGGAAGTAGTACCACTAATTAAAAAAATAAAAGAGACTAATCTAGATATTATTAAAAAAGAAAATCAAATTCTTTTTGAGAAATTAGATCTTGATCAAGACGAAAAAGAAGAAATAGATAAATATTCCAAAAGGCTTGAAAAAGAATTGTTTAATAAGATTATTTTAAACTTAAAGGAAGTGGCGAAGGAAAATAAGTGTGAAGAGTTTATAGATACTTTTTCCACTTTGTTAGACTGA
- the hemC gene encoding hydroxymethylbilane synthase — protein sequence MRKIVVGTRGSKLAVAQSKLFIKEIEKINAELEIRIKMIKTKGDKILDKPLREIGGKNIFIKEIEQALLDGEVDIAIHSLKDMPAKLAEDFVLACYPEREDPRDILISREDYSIDNLAAGSILGSGSLRRQVQIKNNWPGLEFENIRGNVDTRIKKMRDKGLDGIVLAAAGLHRLNLNNLITSYLSPNNCVPPAGQGTLGIEVLRENHDLRKLLSELDHLPTRLASHAERAYLTAMGGDCHFPIGVYGQILDDQLKLLGFLASADGESYLSIERYFDIEIEGYLENSLSISQLELKSEEAGKELAEELLSNGGSEILEDLKGNDKND from the coding sequence ATGAGAAAGATAGTAGTTGGTACAAGAGGGAGTAAGCTGGCTGTGGCTCAGAGTAAATTGTTTATTAAAGAGATTGAAAAGATTAATGCTGAGCTGGAGATTAGAATAAAGATGATTAAGACAAAAGGTGATAAAATTCTTGATAAGCCTCTAAGGGAGATTGGAGGTAAGAATATCTTTATAAAAGAAATTGAACAGGCATTGTTAGATGGTGAAGTAGATATCGCTATACATAGCCTGAAGGATATGCCTGCTAAACTAGCAGAAGATTTTGTTTTAGCCTGCTATCCTGAAAGGGAAGATCCCCGAGATATTCTCATTTCCAGAGAAGACTATTCCATAGACAATTTAGCTGCTGGCTCTATTTTAGGGAGTGGTAGTTTGAGGCGTCAGGTACAGATTAAGAATAATTGGCCAGGATTAGAATTTGAAAATATTAGGGGCAATGTAGATACCAGGATAAAAAAGATGAGAGATAAAGGTCTTGATGGGATTGTTTTAGCAGCTGCTGGACTTCATAGGTTAAATCTTAATAATTTAATTACTTCATATCTTTCTCCTAATAATTGTGTTCCACCAGCTGGACAGGGGACCCTTGGGATAGAAGTTCTTAGAGAAAATCATGATTTGAGGAAACTTTTATCTGAATTAGATCATTTGCCAACACGTTTAGCCAGTCATGCTGAAAGGGCCTATTTAACTGCTATGGGGGGAGACTGCCATTTTCCTATTGGAGTATATGGACAGATTCTGGATGATCAGCTGAAATTGCTTGGCTTTCTGGCATCTGCTGATGGAGAATCTTATTTGAGTATTGAACGATATTTTGATATCGAAATCGAGGGCTATCTTGAAAATAGTCTTAGTATAAGTCAACTTGAGCTTAAGTCAGAAGAGGCTGGAAAAGAGCTGGCTGAAGAGCTCTTATCAAATGGTGGAAGCGAGATTCTTGAAGATCTTAAGGGAAATGATAAAAATGACTGA
- the cobA gene encoding uroporphyrinogen-III C-methyltransferase encodes MTDKLKVVKETEIIQDSETVIKDNGTVYLIGAGPGDYRLMTCWGREVLEEADIVFYDRLANPSLLTFTREDARLVYVGKEPDNHFFNQEEINQMIVKAAKDGKMVVRLKGGDPYVYGRGGEEALELIKAGIDFKVIPGISSVLAAASYAGIPITHRGLSSSFHVFTGHKLESMDFEHLARIDGTMVIVMGLRNLEGIAKNLIQEGVSKEKAVAIIHYGTTASQKIISGNLSNIAEKARVEEVQSPVLIVIGDVVKLYDELNWYEKGVLSGKRILLTRSREENSKMASKIEASGGEAFFLPAIKIEGPIIDDRIKEYFYKIKEYDWLLFTSTNTVNNFFAIMKELNLDIRCLTEKKIATIGPATEQSLNKVGIYSDIQTEESTAKGLAETLIKEMEKEQKILLPGSNLARKELSNTLSKAGHQVDRITIYRTTLPDHQGKRYDLFFTERKVDLICFTSPSTVENLCNITEKYLDIIQEIPVVCIGPVTANAAKEHGFDVQDVASEHNIDGLLKSVIKVFGH; translated from the coding sequence ATGACTGATAAATTAAAAGTAGTTAAAGAGACGGAAATAATACAGGATAGTGAAACAGTCATTAAAGATAATGGAACTGTTTATCTAATTGGAGCTGGTCCAGGAGACTATCGCTTGATGACTTGTTGGGGAAGGGAAGTACTAGAAGAGGCTGATATTGTTTTTTATGATCGTTTAGCAAATCCTTCACTCCTAACATTTACACGAGAAGATGCCCGCTTGGTCTATGTTGGTAAGGAGCCAGATAATCATTTTTTTAATCAGGAAGAAATAAACCAGATGATAGTAAAGGCTGCTAAGGATGGGAAAATGGTAGTACGTTTAAAAGGTGGAGACCCTTATGTTTACGGCCGAGGCGGGGAAGAAGCCCTGGAACTTATAAAGGCTGGTATAGATTTCAAAGTAATTCCTGGTATATCTTCAGTCCTGGCTGCAGCCTCATATGCAGGTATTCCTATAACTCATCGTGGTTTAAGTTCTTCTTTTCATGTTTTTACAGGACATAAGCTGGAGAGCATGGATTTTGAACATTTGGCCAGAATAGATGGAACAATGGTGATTGTCATGGGACTTAGGAATTTAGAAGGTATAGCAAAGAATCTAATTCAAGAAGGCGTCTCAAAAGAGAAAGCTGTAGCCATTATTCACTATGGTACAACTGCTTCTCAGAAAATCATCTCTGGTAATTTATCTAATATTGCTGAAAAGGCAAGAGTAGAAGAAGTCCAGTCCCCAGTATTAATAGTAATTGGAGATGTAGTTAAGCTCTATGATGAACTGAATTGGTATGAAAAAGGCGTACTGTCAGGGAAACGGATTTTACTTACTCGTAGTAGAGAAGAAAACAGCAAAATGGCCAGTAAAATAGAGGCTTCAGGTGGAGAAGCATTCTTTCTACCTGCTATTAAGATAGAAGGCCCTATTATAGATGACAGAATTAAAGAATATTTCTATAAAATAAAAGAATATGACTGGCTCTTATTTACCAGTACTAATACAGTTAATAACTTTTTTGCTATTATGAAAGAGCTAAATCTTGATATCAGGTGTCTTACAGAAAAAAAGATTGCTACAATAGGTCCTGCTACAGAGCAGTCACTAAATAAAGTAGGTATTTATAGTGATATTCAGACTGAGGAGAGTACAGCTAAAGGGCTGGCTGAAACCCTTATAAAGGAAATGGAGAAAGAGCAGAAAATATTATTACCAGGATCAAATCTAGCAAGAAAAGAGCTGTCTAATACTCTTAGTAAAGCCGGTCATCAAGTGGATAGAATAACTATATATAGAACTACTTTGCCTGATCATCAAGGTAAAAGATATGATCTTTTCTTTACAGAAAGAAAAGTAGATCTAATTTGCTTTACTAGTCCTTCCACAGTAGAAAATTTGTGTAATATTACAGAAAAGTATCTAGATATAATACAAGAGATCCCGGTAGTATGTATTGGTCCTGTTACAGCTAACGCTGCTAAAGAGCATGGTTTTGATGTGCAGGATGTTGCATCAGAGCATAACATAGATGGTTTGTTGAAAAGCGTTATAAAAGTATTTGGGCATTGA
- a CDS encoding cation transporter — translation MERTIKIKGMTCHHCEAHVKDELEKVSGVEAVEVSAVNNNAVVTLIGDVDDSKLKEAVEEAGYEILGIE, via the coding sequence ATGGAAAGAACAATTAAAATTAAAGGAATGACCTGTCATCATTGTGAAGCACATGTCAAAGATGAGTTAGAAAAAGTTTCTGGTGTAGAGGCAGTTGAAGTTAGTGCAGTTAATAATAATGCTGTAGTTACTCTAATTGGCGATGTTGACGATAGTAAGCTAAAAGAAGCTGTAGAAGAAGCTGGATATGAGATTTTAGGAATTGAATAG